The Medicago truncatula cultivar Jemalong A17 chromosome 4, MtrunA17r5.0-ANR, whole genome shotgun sequence genome includes a region encoding these proteins:
- the LOC11441778 gene encoding probable xyloglucan endotransglucosylase/hydrolase protein 23 isoform X1, translating to MASTTTLLVLLIPLLWINVACVAGNFNKDFQITWGDGRAKILNNANLLTLSLDKASGSGFQSKNEYLFGKIDMQIKLVPGNSAGTVTAYYLSSKGGAWDEIDFEFLGNLSGDPYILHTNVFSQGKGNREQQFYLWFDPTADFHTYSILWNPQRIVFSVDGTPIREFKNMESNGVPFPKNQPMRIYSSLWNADDWATRGGLVKTDWSKAPFTASYRNFNANNACIWNGGKSSCKSSSKPSASSASWLSQQLDSTGQQRLRWVQKNYMIYNYCSDKKRFPQGLPVECTHS from the exons ATGGCTTCTACTACTACTTTGCTAGTGCTTCTTATTCCTCTGCTTTGGATTAATGTAGCATGTGTTGCTGGTAACTTCAACAAAGATTTTCAGATTACATGGGGAGATGGTCGTGCCAAAATACTCAACAACGCCAATCTTCTTACTCTATCTCTTGACAAAGCCTCTGGTTCAGGCTTTCAATCCAAAAATGAATACTTATTTGGCAAAATTGATATGCAGATTAAGCTTGTTCCAGGAAACTCTGCTGGCACTGTCACTGCCTATTAT CTGTCATCAAAAGGAGGTGCATGGGATGAGATTGACTTTGAATTCTTGGGAAATTTGAGTGGTGATCCTTACATCCTTCACACCAATGTGTTTAGCCAAGGCAAAGGTAACAGAGAGCAACAATTTTACCTTTGGTTTGACCCAACTGCAGATTTTCACACATACTCAATTCTATGGAATCCTCAACGTATTGT TTTCTCTGTAGATGGAACTCCAATTAGGGAATTCAAGAACATGGAATCAAATGGTGTACCATTCCCCAAAAACCAACCAATGAGGATATACTCAAGTCTCTGGAATGCTGATGATTGGGCAACAAGAGGAGGACTTGTTAAGACAGATTGGTCCAAAGCTCCTTTCACTGCTTCTTACAGAAACTTCAATGCCAACAATGCTTGTATATGGAACGGTGGAAAATCATCatgcaaatcatcatcaaaacCCTCTGCTTCCTCTGCATCATGGCTATCACAACAGCTTGACTCAACTGGTCAGCAGAGGCTGAGGTGGGTGCAGAAGAactatatgatttataattacTGCTCAGATAAGAAGAGATTTCCACAAGGCCTTCCAGTTGAATGCACTCACTCTTAG